The nucleotide window ATGGTAACCACAACTCCTTGAGGGGCTGGATGAGAACGAAAGGAGGGCCCACACGGGTCCCTACTCATCAAGATGGTCTGCACACATCGACTGCCTGGGAATCATGTGAAAATGCAGAAATGACTCAGGGGCACGGCGTGGAAAGAtcttgcatttctgacaagttcgCAAGTGAtggtaaaagaaagagaaaccacaaaCAACCCTGGTATATCTTGGTCATTATTAATGATTACACTCCACTTCGTAACTACAGAATCAGTCAGAGGTTGTGACAGCTGACATCAAAACTCTGTACGGAGGGAGTCTCGTTCGTCTCTGCAGACCGAGGCCCAACAGGATGAGAATTCCGTGGCCAGAGCACGCCCCTCGTTCGCTCCTGCCTGGACCAAGTCCAGGGGCTCACCCAGAACAGCAAGGAAGCTGGGAATGCTGAAACAGCTCTCATTTCTAAGTTACAAGTTACATTCCTTCAAACACTTACTTCTCAGGCCACAATAACAAAATGGAGGATTTCCTCATGTATCAAGTTTATATACACATACTTATGCAcctatatctgtatatatctgaATGAATATATTATCCATGACCATGCTGTCTAAAGGAAGGGGGCAGAAATTACAAAtaccacataaatatatatgtacatatatagtgTATCTACTAGCTCGGGCCCTGGCACATGGGGGAAAGCAGCCACATGGGACAGGTGCCATAAAGAACAGTTCGCTTTTCTTGGGTTGAGAGGAAGGGTAGGGACTGAACCGGGTTCACCTGCACTGGAGACACAGAGTAAACTAGAAAATGATGATTAAAAGCTTCCAAACTAGTCCTGACATTCTAATTTGGTGACCATATTACTCACAAAGGAAGTGCCATTTATCTCTGCCATCCTTCAGCATTCCTTTCTgaattcctctccttttttcctagAAGCCTACAACCTGATGCTCTCTTAAATCTGTCAGCCTTTTCGGATAGCACATTTTTACCTCCTTCCTCCCAGACCGGATCGAAACGCCCATCTTCCAGGGTTCACTGCCAGGTGATCAGGGGAAAGCAATTGTTCAGGGTGTGAATGAGGCTACATCCTCCCAGGAAAGGTCTTCATGATAAAGGTGATTTCCAAATGCCTACTGGGGGGTCGCtgaggtggaggggtgggaggcacAGAACGGGCTGGTGATGTGGGAATAACTGAGCTGCTGTGGCGGGCTCCCAATCCTCTCCCTTCAAGGTTGCCCCAAGTCTCTCAGCTTTCCAGGGTTATATGCATGGACTCCATCAACAACATGGGAGCCCTCCGTCATCCTCACACCTCTCCTCCAGTATGAGGAGCGCTCCCTGTGACTTCCCTGCACCCCGCATATTAAACACAACCAAACTCACTGCCTGGAGGGCCAGGAGGGGCTCAAGTGTTTGCAGTCCCTCAACAGGAACCACAGATCTCAGAATGCAGTGGGTTTCCAGAAGGAAGTTCCCACTGGGGTTCCCAAAGCAGCCCCAGAGCAAAGTGCCTGTGACACGTCTGATCAGAAGCTCGGACACTCTGGACTGTTTACAGTCCTATGAGAGATCTCCCgctttgtgtttttgaaaaatccCATACATGGACCAAGTTTAGGATAggatatgaataaaaaaaaagagtgactaaTAAAAGCTGGCAgtcatatataaatgtatcttttttagagagaaagaacaggctCTGTCAGGTTGTTAAAGTATATAAGCTGAAAGGAAGTCTTAGTGTAAAGAAAGTTGaacagaaggacagggagaattACTGGAAACCTAAAACATGTCTGTAGGTTTGGTCTGCTGCAGCAGAGTGGATATACCGTGGTGGGCTGTCTCGTTTAAAGCCACGGGCACTAGGAAATACAGCCCTTGCTATGGTGAGGTATCTCAACCGGCTTAAACACTCATTTCCTTCTAGACGATCTAGAATAGAAACTCATTCCCTGTTATAAAGACTCGATGCCATCCAGAGACCGACCTCTCTCGAAGAGTAACAGACGAAGAGAAACTTTTACAAATCTAAAGACCCAAGGAGCCTAAAATCTTACAGAACCTAACCTTCAAAGTTCATCGTTTCCACTGTGATGTGTGCGTACCAAGCAGACAATCACTCCAGCCTGAGGCCCACTAACTTGCCCATCTCCTGCAAACCCCACTGAGCCCTGAGGGCAAGGACCACATCCTGCTCCTTTCGACAAGTACTTAGCAGGTAGACAGAGGCTCCATCAACAATGGTTGACTTGAATTCAGTGTCTTTACACCACCACTAGCGTGCAATAAAAAACTTTGCCCATGCAATGTTTcaaatctgtttcattttggttcaTCAAGGTCCATCGATATCCCTTTTTGGACCAACTAATTTCCCccaccttctcctctttctcaatTGTCCAGAGAAGTCTTTAAAAAGGCATCCTGACTAACTGGTGTTATGCAGTGAAGGATCAAtcaagagaagtaaaaatagGTCCTAGAAATAAAGTTCCAGCAAATGACAGACCCACCTCATACGTTTGTTCCCAAGATTTTCCACTCGGGTAACCGCACTGCCAACTCCTACATCAATTCTGCTTTTCAAATGGCAGCCAGGACACCAAAAGTTTAACTTGAAACTGaacttttttattaaataacCAGTGGGGTTTTGCCTGGCCTAGCAAGGCAGAAcctgattcagcaatcccacctGCAGAAGGGGCTCTCATTTGCAGTGACAAGAGGATGGGCTTTTAGGTAACACTTGTTTGGGGGAGCCAGATTTTAAAATCAGGGTGACACAAAGATTTAAGTTTTAAATGAATGCGAGCTACTTTCTCGTTTTGCAGCAAACACTTCTTTCCCTGTTTCCTGGATCAGATTTAATAGTGAACTGACATACATGCGGGTTCatagcaatttaaaataattcacttgTATCATgactataataataatatgtaagagttaaaaatacagatttctttccCGAAATCACTGCTGCAAAACATTAAGTGCTTCaccttttaactttattttgatcTGGTTTTAATAGTTAATGAGGCCAAAATCGTGCCAATGCAACTACTTGCCAAGTGGAAAATGGATTAATTTATAAAGATTCCTGGTACAAACGCCACACtagtagatgctcaatgactTTCCTGCATGAATGAAAAAAGTTACATAGTTACATTACTGACATTTAGGTTCTCCACCAATCTGAATGGGACATCAAATATTCCTGcagcagaaaaaaggaaggtaGCCATAAACTaacattaaaaatgaggaaaatatctGTTTTAAACAAGGCAGCTAATCCTAATAGCTCCAGATAACCATTACAAGAAAGTCTTGTTACAACTGCTTTGGCTGTTAAACCCACTACTCCCTTCAAGTTTATAGACGTTTGATTCCCTCTTTAAGAAAGAGAGTAGCCCtcccaaattaaaaacaagactTTGGCGATTATTTCGGTAATACATAAAATGcatggttgtttgtttgtttctattaaGCAAACAGATTGAAtatttctcctcccttcccacactAAGCACCTGAATGGAGACTGTTCCCCAGTGCTATTGACATCTGACTTCTCAAAGGCAAGGTCATTAAGGACTACTAGTGCCCCCACAGAGAGGCCGCTCCAATTTTTAGCTGGGAAACTGTAAGGACCCACTCTGGCCCCTAGTGAGGCCAATGAAATGGACACACTGATGTACTCCACCAACTTCAGAATCTCTCCACTACTTATTTCCTACCTGCAGAACTCCTTAGAAGTATTTCTGGAAATAATCTGGTTAAAGTCAAATAAGAACAACTGAAGACAACTTTGGCACAAGCTTACGAATGTGTCTAAGTATATTTTAGGGaactgatttttacatttttgtttggtGCTGGAGAGAGGCACGGTCTATAGAAGCTTTAGCAACAAAGCTATGATATTTAGAGAATATAAACTCTTATTATGTTCTTTTGtataaataataaagactaaaGTTAGAAATCTCTGTGGATGGATATCTAAGCTGAAGTATTGTTCCGTGAGGCaggaaaaatactgtattttcatgCAAGGAGAACAGCTCTGAAAATGTAGCATGGGCTGTGCTAAACCTTTTTAAATGTACCATGTGATCTCCAAGATTGCTAGGAAGCTGCACCAGTAACTGGATCATCTTAGGTCACAACAGCTAtgcaggaggagggaagacaaGAATTGCCCTTTGCTTTTAACAGCCATTCCAGAGAATTAAAGAGTGAACTTCTTAAAGCAACCatcacaaccatcaccacaactcctccccgccccccacaaaatcaacaaaagccagGAACTTCACATGAGTAAAAATCACAGATTCCATAATCGTTAATCCTTGAATGCATTCATTTTAAAACCAGTCCCACAAATGACACACTCAGTAACactctgaaaaagtaaaaagagtgAATGCACTTAAAGTAACAGGCTcttcattttttgagaaacttgcAATGTTAGAAGAGATCAGAGCTTCAGGGTGTGAGTATTACCAAGAAGTCTGGAATCATACGGTCAACAGTGGAATTCCGTGCAATACCACCTGATGACCCTAGCCGATATTAAGGTTAGACAGCCTATGTTTATAATTAAGTAATAATGACTGAAGCTCAAGGTACACACAGCATTTCCTGAAGACTAATGACCGGCAAGAGGAGTTGACCTCCTGAAGCAGCGGCTTGGGCCAGTAACCCCGGCCAGTCAACAATCCCCAGAAAATGCCCTGGACCTCAGATGGTACAGCgattttaataaatacaagagGAAAAAGTTTAGTATCGGCTTTCTACATAAACTAAACATTCGTTTCATTCTTAGAATGCTCAGACTTCCGAAGAGAGCTTTACAGGAGTTACTGaagagtttctttaaaatttcacaatgctgattaaaaaaacttaaacataaaTGAGAAGCTGACTGAGATATGTGCAAAAAGCACAACTTTTTGTAGTGTTTTAACTACAAGGAGCTTAACTAAAATAATGTTTGCATAATAACCATCCAGCCAGCATATGGACATTCAAATCTATATTTAACTTTAATCTATATTTATCTGACTatatctcagaaaaagaaaagaatcagtagTCAGGTTTAGAGAACCAATTTACCTTACTCAGTGGACACGAGACTGTGACAGGGCAACTGCATTCCTTAGACCCAAACAAAACCCACTAAGCAACTCCCTCCTCCATCTTTTGTGAATCTTAAGTCATGATTCTATAGGAGAACGATGTCAAGAAACCAGCGGACAGACGCCAGTAGACAAACGGTTTCATTATGATTCTAAGCAGATCTAGACTTTAATAAGCTTTCTCAGGCGTTTAACTCTTAATCAGGTGCTACTCTAAACCAGGATGTTTTAAGGGTCTTACTTGATCAGAAGaatgtgaacatttatttttgctttcaaagaaaaagcaagccGAAATTCGCCAAAGAAGACTTCTCCTCTGGGCCCTCACAACTCCATAAACCCACCCCCTGATCTGCCAGAAATGTACCACGCACACCGGAAGTACAGAAACACACATAGTCTACAGGTCTTGTGTATTTTAGAGAACTTTGGTGTTTATATTACCATTCACAGCCCCTTTCTCTGCTGGCCTTGAGGCTTGCTGATTAGCTGGTAAACCTTTGAAAGGGTCAGTTTGTCCAGAACTGGAATTTCCACTTCGGAAACAGCACAGAGGTACTGGACATCTGTTCCTTGAAGGGCCTGCACTACAACCTCCAGACCTACAGTCGAAATTCCTACTTCTGCTTGATGGCAGGGAGGTCAAAGTTGTAAAAGCTCCAGTGGCTACGTCTGCCTGCAGAATAGAGCACAGTCCCCAGAGACCTCTGGTTTCTGGCTCCTAGAAGAGTCTCCAAAAGATGAacacaattttaataatatgaatataTTCCCCTAAATAATAAGACAAGAAGCATCCAGGGAGGCCCTCAATCTCAACCTAAAATTTGGTACTGcttagaattaaataattttaatattaaaacagtTCCTTAATCCTTGATGAGGACTctgaaagcccagagaggtgaactgATTTGCCCAAGGTGGCTCAGCTTCTGGGCCCATACAACTCTTAACTGTGGGTGTTCTTGCCACACTACTGTGCTGTTTGGTCTTAATTAAATATCTATATTCTTAAGTCTTATCTGCCCCCTTAGATGGTGAGCCCCATGGGGCTAGGGAAAGGCAGCAAGGTTTGGTGCCCAGGGTGCTGGTAGTGCAGATATCCCATCTATTAACAAGTGACTTCAGTTTATGGAAACTACACCCCAAACATCACTTCACGTTCAGCTACCTGTTACAGCATAAACTGGCACTGGGCTGCCCATctctccactccccacccacaTACAGGAAGTGGGCTTGGCATGTTTTCTTTGTCAGTAtcgaattttttttaaatctgcataaGTTATGGCGAATATGCAAGGGAATATTTTAATGGTtactttattcaaatatattttaagtaactgCTTCCTTTATATGCCCGGTATTCCTGCACCCTGCCTTAGAGAACTCATGCGTTCAATGGAAAGCCCGGCTGCCTCCAACCCTTTTGTTCTGCGAACTTTGAAGTTTTAACCTTAACTGCGCAGCAGGGATTTAAGGAGCGTGCCTTCTCACATATTTTAAGATTAGATGTAAACTTTCCTGAAAAGCACCAAGAGTTAAGCTTCTAAGGGTGAGATCCAATCTGATTCAGTATAtttagtactttttaaaactcctccccgcccccaaccccgaCCTACATTAGCACGAGTTAGTCCCCAAATGGTACCAGAGAAACATTTCATGCATAGAGTTTGGTTTGGTTACCTGGGTGGGGGAAACAATAGCAGGTGAAACTACTGTGGGAGAATTGGTGCTTCTGTGCCCATTGGCTTCTGGAAGAAGAGGCAGGGGGTCGTGTTTCACGGAAACCACCACCACCGCATCCACAGGCTCCGAGGGGCGGATACAAAGTCTTTTGGGGGAAGAGGGGCCGCAGATATCCCCCGACCCGAACACCGACTCGTACAGAGCGCGCTTGGGCGCAGCCTCGGATTTCACGTCGGGCCCGACCTGGCTGTCTTTGGGGAGGATATAGGTGTTCCCCAGCGAGGGCGGCTGGGGgcggtggtggtgggaggggatgaaaaaaaaaaaaaaacgagccCAGTTTGGTGCCGATGCCCGCGATGCTGTTGAGCGTGGCGATGGAGACGGCGCCGATGCAGTGGTTGGTGTAGGTCTTGGAGAGCTTGGCCGCCTTCGAGAGCATCTGCATCCTGGTGCCCAGCAAGTTCTTGCCGATGGCTTTGTTCTCGTACCAGGTCACATCGCCCTCGCTGCAGTGGTCCCGGGGCCGCTGGAAGAACGCCTTGCAGAGGGGGTTGCGCTTCGACAGGTACTTTACGAAGCTGGCGTAGGGGCAGAACTCGGTGCCCGTCTCGTACATGCGGGGCAAGTTCTCCTCGTCGCTGCTCTCGGCACGCTTCTTGCTCCACGACGACGAGCGCGACTTGTGGTAGGGCCCGAGGGACTTAAAGTAGACGAACTTGCGGCCGTCCTCGTCCATAGCCAGCCCAAAGGAGTCCTCCTCCAGCTCGCGCTGGTTCTCGCGGCCGCGCGTGCAGAAGTACATGCACGTCTCGAACCAGACCTTGTTGAGCAGCCCGAAGGGCGTGTTGGTGCTGAAGACGCTGGAGGTGTACAGCTTGCGCAGGTCGGCACGCGTGATGGCTTGCTTCTGCACCACGGGCCCGGCGCCCTGCTCCTCGAGCTTGCGGATGACCGCGGCCAGCGTCAGGTTGGCGCTGCGCAGCTCGGGGTCCTTGGTGAGGTCGAGCGTGCGGCAGTACGGGGGCTCGTTGAGGTAGCGGTTGAGGGAGCTGCGGATGCTGATGAGCGACGACTTGCTGTAGAGCTGGCCGCTCTTGGAGCGGGCCTCGGCGTAGAAAGAGCGCAGCACGCGGCACAGCGCCCCCTTGTCCATGGTCTCGAAGTCCGGGCTCTGCGCCTTCTCGCTCAGGTACTCCCGGAAGATGCGCACGGCGTAGCGGGTGGCCAGCCGGGTGTTCTCGCTCAGCCGGGCCCGCTCGGGGCGCTGCAGCACGTCGGGGTCCAGCTCGGCGCTGTCCCCGGGCGGCCCGCCGCGGGCCCGGGGCGCCAGCAATCGCGGCGGCGCCTCGGGCTCCAGCGCGGCGCTCTGGTCCATATTGATCATATGGACCGGCTCGGGTTCCAGCTCCTCCCCGGCCGAGTCCTCGGGTTCCAGGGGCTCATCCCAGTCCAgccccatctcttcctcctcctcttcctcctcctcgtcctcctccagccccccacctccgtcctcctcctcctcgtcccccGTTATCTGCACCTCCTGGATCTCgtcgtcctcctcctcttcctcctcctcctcgcccgCGCTGCAGTAGTGCGGGCGGCCGTGGCGGCGGCCGCGGCCCCCCGCACCGCGCTCGCCCTCGCCCCGCTCCCCATTGTtctcggcggcggcggcggcggcgctggCGCTGCCGCCCGCGCTGGTGTTACAGTCCCCGCTGCCAGGCATTCTCGCCATATTGCCGTCTCTCTGCCAGTCCTCGGGCAGGGCGCATGCGCTATATTGGACCGCAGCGCTGAGAGCTTTTGTGTTTAATGACCTTCAGCTACCGGGAGGCAAAGCCGGGCTCTTAAAGGAGCCGCGCTCCAATTGTCAGTTCGGAGCGCTGCTCCGGAGGGGCAGCGGCGCGCAGgggatggaggggaagggaggcggGGGTGAGTTAGACAGGGAGAGGGTAAGGACGGGGGCTGGCTGGAccctcttcctccccaacccctctccccactcctaaGAAAACTTTGAAGgggggggagaaaggggagggagagctgTCGGTGGGGGTGAAACACTCCCAACTTACCCTCTGGCGGAGTGGCGCGCGGGCCCGGGCGGGAGAGAGGGAGGGCCGGCGGGAGGGCGGGGCGGTCTCGCTTCTCTAAGTAATGCCGGAGGAGCAGTGCCCCTTCCACCGCCCCCTCATTGCCCCCCGGAGCCAGGGGTTCGGGGAGGCGGCAGCGCCGGGCGGGCCGCGGGTGCTGCTCGGAGAAGCCCGTGTCTGGGGCCGCCCGGAGCGGAGCGGAGCAGGCAGGTTaatgagcagggtggaggaggCACGGCGAGGCCCCGCACCCTCTCTGCGCCCGCGGCCAGGGCGCAGCGGGCGAGGCTTGGGAGCGGGATGGGGCTGGCGGCGGCGGCTCCCCCACCTACTTGCTGGCGGCGAGGCGCGGGGGCCTGGGGCCAGCCGCACGGCTCCCAGCTCCCTTTCCGACTCTTGCAAAGGAGCGAAACACGCCCCACGTCAGCCTCATCCCTTTCGACTTTTCCAACAGCCTCTTTTAAGCTGTCATTAAAGACCTGGGGCGCTCCCCGTAGGTCTAGGGCAAGTCCGCGCCGGTCCCGCCAGCCTGGggaaggagcaagaaaaaaagactgggaGGGGCGGGTGGGAGGGGAGACACGGGGAGAGGCGCTCGGAACCCGAAGGACCCCTCCCCACCCGCGCTGGCCGCCGCCCTCCCAGCCTCCGAGCACACTGACACAACTCCCTCTGGCGAGGCGCTCCACCTGGTTGGAGCTAGAGCAGTGCCGGTCCCTAAGGCCCGTCGGCGGGCGGGCGGAAAAAGTGAACTTGGGTCTCGGCCGCCCCCGCCACAATTCCGGCAATTCGGATCCCGGGCGCGCTCTCGTTCCAAGTTTGCCAACCGCCATTCTTTCGCCCTCAGGGCTGCGCTGCCTCCGGCGCACGGGGGCGGATACCTCCGAAACTGGAAAGGCGGCCAAAGAGCTCGCCGGGTCCCGCTTTCCCATAGAAGACACTGTCCCACTTCCAGCCCAACGCCCGCCCCCGGCGCGCCCAGACTCTGGGCGCGTCCTCGCGTCGCCGCCTCCCGCGCTCTCCCGACCCGGGGGCAGCGCCCCCAGAGCCGCCGGAGACCTCAGCTGTTTTCTTTGGCGGCACAGCCCCGGCCACCTCCGGAGCTCGCACTGCATCCTAATTTTCTCTTCCTCGGGCAGCCCAAGTGTCCCCTGGCACTCCCGCCAGCTCCGAATCCCAGGGGCTAGGGGAACCAACGGAGCCAGGTCCCAGCACCGCGACCCCGGGGCGTGCCGACCCTGCAGTGAAACAGCCTCGGCAGCTCCTCCAGGGCGTCCTCGGATTTGCCCCCGAGTCCTAATTCTAGGCACTTCGGCTGTGGAAGTCTTGTCAAATGCCCGTCCCCCTTCCCTCCCGGATCCCCGGTCTTGCTTTCAGGGCAGTTTATAACTTTACGCATCAATAGAAACCCATCCGTCAATTtgtaatctgaaaaaataaaaagtaagggGAGTAGACTAGGTCTCAGGGCCGTGTAGGCTTCTAAGTGGGAGTTGACGGTGTCTTCAGCAATCAGCGCTCGGTACGCGTGTTTCCTCGGCCCTGGACGCGGCAGAGCGTTGGGGAAACTGCGCCAGGTGTGAACAAGTTGGAGCAAGTCGGTGCCTCCCGGGACCCTTCCCGCTCCTCGGGCGCGcgcgcagacacacacacacacacacacacacacacacacacacacacacgacacacgtTCTCATCCGCTCTGCTATCCGCAGAGAACCGTCCGGTGAGGTGAGGGATTCGGTGGTTGCACTCCTCCGGAAACATCCCCGAGGTGCTGCCGGCTTTTTCCAAAATGCACTGTGCCCCCCGGAAATAGGTAGGAAGGCGTTTGTTTGTTTCCCCGAGCTCAGGGCAGTAGGCAGCTAAGTTAGTTGCACACGCGACCCCGCGCACACACCAGTCGCACAGGGCTACTTCCGGAGGGCTGGCCCTTTGTCCCGGGATGCTCCCAGGTTTTCCGGGCGCCCTAACACTCGGGAAGAGAATTGCAGTAGTGTTGAACACTCAGGTGGGCGCCCAGCAAGTTACCTACCAGGGGCGGCTCTCCGGCGGCCCTCATCGCCAGTGCAGTGCACCGAGGGGGCTGTGCTCCCGGAGCAGCCTGGGGACACCGACCCACGCTCCAGCCCCGGAGCGGAGCGGCTCCCCAGTTCTCCCCACTAATGCAGGCGAGCCCCCCTCTCCgcccccccagctcccctccctgctgggcGAGCTGCTTTGAATTGCTTGCAATTTGCCGGAGGCGGTGTGCTGGGTTGGACGCTCCGGGAAACAAAGCAACCAAAAACAGCTCCCAGTTGACGTCAACttatttccagaaaagaaaatagttttgtgCTCCCAGGACAAAATACCCCCCCAGGGCAGGTCTCTACCGGCAAAAGCCAAAGGGGGGGTGATGGCAATAACAGAACCAAAAAATCCAAAgtgcaaataaatttttaacgGATGTAGCCGAACAAAAGCTTCGGATGCTGCCTGGACAGCTTGCAAACAACGGGCAGGACCCTCGCAGACATTAGATAGGAAAAACGCACCTTGGAAAGTATGCCT belongs to Ailuropoda melanoleuca isolate Jingjing chromosome 14, ASM200744v2, whole genome shotgun sequence and includes:
- the KCTD1 gene encoding LOW QUALITY PROTEIN: BTB/POZ domain-containing protein KCTD1 (The sequence of the model RefSeq protein was modified relative to this genomic sequence to represent the inferred CDS: inserted 2 bases in 1 codon); its protein translation is MARMPGSGDCNTSAGGSASAAAAAAENNGERGEGERGAGGRGRRHGRPHYCSAGEEEEEEEEDDEIQEVQITGDEEEEDGGGGLEEDEEEEEEEEEMGLDWDEPLEPEDSAGEELEPEPVHMINMDQSAALEPEAPPRLLAPRARGGPPGDSAELDPDVLQRPERARLSENTRLATRYAVRIFREYLSEKAQSPDFETMDKGALCRVLRSFYAEARSKSGQLYSKSSLISIRSSLNRYLNEPPYCRTLDLTKDPELRSANLTLAAVIRKLEEQGAGPVVQKQAITRADLRKLYTSSVFSTNTPFGLLNKVWFETCMYFCTRGRENQRELEEDSFGLAMDEDGRKFVYFKSLGPYHKSRSSSWSKKRAESSDEENLPRMYETGTEFCPYASFVKYLSKRNPLCKAFFQRPRDHCSEGDVTWYENKAIGKNLLGTRMQMLSKAAKLSKTYTNHCIGAVSIATLNSIAGIGTKLGSFFFFFHXPSHHHRPQPPSLGNTYILPKDSQVGPDVKSEAAPKRALYESVFGSGDICGPSSPKRLCIRPSEPVDAVVVVSVKHDPLPLLPEANGHRSTNSPTVVSPAIVSPTQDSRPNMSRPLITRSPASPLNNQGIPTPAQLTKSNAPVHIDVGGHMYTSSLATLTKYPESRIGRLFDGTEPIVLDSLKQHYFIDRDGQMFRYILNFLRTSKLLIPDDFKDYTLLYEEAKYFQLQPMLLEMERWKQDRETGRFSRPCECLVVRVAPDLGERITLSGDKSLIEEVFPEIGDVMCNSVNAGWNHDSTHVIRFPLNGYCHLNSVQVLERLQQRGFEIVGSCGGGVDSSQFSEYVLRRELRRTPRVPSVIRIKQEPLD